One window of the Eucalyptus grandis isolate ANBG69807.140 chromosome 6, ASM1654582v1, whole genome shotgun sequence genome contains the following:
- the LOC104450808 gene encoding ras-related protein Rab7 → MSVRRRTLLKVIVLGDSGVGKTSLMNQYVHKKFSQQYKATIGADFVTKELQIDDKLVTLQIWDTAGQERFQSLGVAFYRGADCCVLVYDVNVMKSFDTLDNWHDEFLKQANPADPRTFPFILLGNKIDIDGGNSRVVSEKKARDWCAAKGNIPYFETSAKEDVNVDASFLCIAKAALANDHEHDIYFQGIPDAVPDSEQRGGCAC, encoded by the exons ATGTCAGTGCGCAGGCGGACGTTGCTCAAGGTCATCGTGCTCGGCGACAGCGG GGTTGGCAAGACGTCGTTGATGAACCA ATATGTGCACAAGAAGTTTAGTCAGCAGTATAAAGCTACGATAGGTGCTGATTTCGTTACCAAAGAACTCCAGATTGATGATAAGCTGGTCACCCTGCAA ATATGGGACACGGCCGGACAGGAAAGATTTCAGAGCCTCGGGGTTGCATTTTACAGAGGGGCGGACTGCTGCGTCTTAGTATATGATGTGAATGTGATGAAATCGTTTGACACTCTTGATAACTGGCATGATGAGTTTTTGAAGCAG GCGAACCCAGCAGACCCAAGGACTTTTCCTTTCATATTACTTGGAAATAAGATTGACATAGATGGTGGCAATAGTCGAGTG GTTTCCGAGAAGAAAGCTAGGGATTGGTGTGCCGCAAAAGGGAACATACCTTACTTTGAGACATCTGCTAAGGAGGACGTCAATGTTGATGCCTCATTTTTGTGTATTGCTAAAGCTGCTCTTGCTAACGATCATGAACATGACAT ATATTTCCAGGGCATCCCAGATGCTGTTCCAGACTCAGAGCAAAGAGGCGGATGTGCATGCTGA